Part of the Thiohalobacter sp. genome is shown below.
CTTTCGCCCCCTGCCACGCGCCCAGGCCTATCCGGCGCTGGAGTGGGGGTTGAACTGGTGCCTGGCCCAGCACACGGCCCGCTACCTGGTGCTGCATGCGGCGGTCATCGAGCGCGACGGCCAGGCGGTGATCCTCCCCGGACCGCCGGGGTCGGGCAAGAGCACCCTGTGTGCCGGCCTGGTCGAGCGCGGCTGGCGACTGCTGTCGGACGAGCTCACCCTGCTGCGGATGGACGATGGCCGTATCGATCCGGTGCCGCGCCCGGTGAGTCTCAAGAACGAATCCATCGAGGTCGTCCGGCGCTTCTCGCCGGAGGCGGTCATCGGCCCCGCCTGCGCCGATACCCTCAAGGGCACCGTGGCCCATCTGAAGCCGCGGCGCGAGGCCATCGATCGCATGGCCGAACCGGCGGAGGCCGCGCATGTGGTCGTGCCGGTGTACGCGGCGGGGCAGCCGGCGCGCTTCAGGCCCCGGTCGCGGGCGCACACCCTGCTGCACCTGATCGACAACGCCTTCAACTTCAATCTCCACGGGGTCGCCGGATTCGAGCGTGCCTGTGCGCTGATCGATGCGGTCAGCTGCCAGGAGTTCCACTACGGCCGTCTCGAAGACGCCCTGGTGGCCTTCGATCGCCTGTGCCAGGGCGAGGCGGAGGCGAGGGCGTCATGAGGGTGCAGCGCCCCTTGCTGCTGGAGGCGTTGCTGTCGCCGGAGAAGGCGGCCGCGCTGGAGCCCGCCGGCTGGGACCTGCTCGTTCGCCAGGCGCGGCGCGCAGGCCTGCTGGCACGACTGGCGAGCGTGCTGGAGGCGGCCGGCATCCCGGTGCCGCCCGAGCCTGCGGCTCATCTGCAGTGGGGCGAGGCGGCTGCGAGGCACCACGCCCAGGTCATCCGCTGGGAAGTGGATCGCATCCTGCTCGCACTCGCCGAGCTGGACATCCCGGTGCTGCTGCTCAAGGGCACGGCCTATCTCATGGCCGAGCTGCCTGTGGCCGAGGGCCGGGTGTTCTCCGACGTGGACATCCTGGTGCCCAGGGCGTCACTGGCCGCGGTCGAGCGCGCGCTGTTCTTCGCCGGCTATGTAAGCAACCACTCAGACCCCTACGATCAGCGTTATTACCGGACCTGGATGCACGAGTTGCCGCCGCTGGCGCATGCCAAACGGCGCACCCTGCTGGACGTTCATCACAACATCGTCCCGGACACGGCTCGGACACCGGTTGCCGTCGCTCCGCTGTGGCAGGAATCACTGCCGCTGGCATTGCCGGATGACACGGCGCATGGTGTGGATGTGCGCGTGCTCCAGCCGGCGGACATGGTGCTGCACAGCGCAGTACACCTGTTCAACGAGGGCGAGTTCGGGCATGGCCTGCGGGATCTGCTGGACATGGATGGCCTGCTGAGGCATTTCAGCGCGGAAGACAGTGACTTTTACGTCCGGCTCGGGGAGCGGGCGCGCGTGCTCGGCCTGGAACGACCGCTGTACTATGCCATGCGCTATCGGGAACGGCTGCTGGGCCGCGCGCCGCCGGCGTCCTTGCGTCTGGCGCTGGACAAGTCGGCACCCTTTGCCCTCGGGGTGCTCGACAGCCTGTTCGACAGGGCCCTGCTGCCCGAGCACGAGAGCTGCAGCGATGCCCGCAGTCCGCTGGCGCGCTGGCTGCTCTACGTGCGGGGGCACTATCTGCGCATGCCGCTGCACCTGCTCATCCCCCACCTGGCGCGCAAGGCGGTGCGCGGGGAGACCTGAGGGCCTGCCGGGGTCCTGGCCTCAGCCATAGGCCTCGCCGCGCGCCAGCTTCTTCTCCCATTCCAGCGAGGTACGCACGATCAGGTCCAGGTCATCGTATTTCGGCGCCCAGCCAAGCAGTGCGCGGGCCTTGTCGGCCCGGGCGATGAGAATGGGGGGATCACCGGGACGACGCGGTGCCTCCTCGACGGCAAGGGGGTGGCCGGCGACTCGTTCGACGGCCTCGATCACCTCGCGCACGCTGTAGCCATGGCCATAGCCGCAGTTGAGCGTCACCGACTCGCCGCCGCCGCGCAGGTGATCCAGTGCCTTGAGATGCGCCTCGGCAAGATCCTCGACATGGATATAGTCGCGCACGCCGGTACCATCCGGCGTGGGATAGTCGGTGCCGAACACGTACAGCTTCTCGCGCCGACCGGTGGCCACCTCACAGGCGACCTTGATCAGCAGGGTGGCGCGCGGCGTGGACTGGCCGATGCTGCCGTCGGGGCTGCAACCGGCGACATTGAAATAGCGCAAGGCCACATGGCGCAGCGGCGTGGCCCGGCTGAGGTCGCGCAGCATCCATTCGCTCATCAGCTTTGAGGCACCGTAGGCATTGATGGGCGCGGTCGGGCTCTGCTCGTCGCAGTAGTCGCCCTCGGGGATGCCGTAGACGGCGGCGGTGGAGGAAAAGATGAAATGCTTCACGCCCGCGTCCTGGCAGCAGGCCAGCAAGTTGCGGGTATGGCAGGTGTTGTTGCCGTAATACTTGAGCGGATTCTCCACTGACTCCGGGACCACGGTATGGGCCGCGAAATGCAGCACCGACTCGATCCCGTGCTCGGCCAGCAGTCGGGATACCAGTTCCGGGTCGCCTGTGTCGCCGATCACCAGTTCGGCGCCGGAAACCGCCTCCCTGAAACCCGTGGACAGGTTGTCCAGAACCACCACGCGCTCGCCGCGTGTCACCAGCTGCCGGACCACGTGGCTGCCGATGTAGCCGGCGCCGCCAGTGACCAGTATGCCCCCTGAAGACATGCCTCGATCCTCGTTGTGTCATGCAGTCGCGCTGCATCATAGCATGGGGGAGGATGTCCATGGCTTGCCTGCCTTGGTGCAACAGGCTGGCTTGGCTACAATGCCAGCGGGCCGGCAACCCGGGACCGGTCGCGGGGAGAGGTCATGCGTATCGGATGGATGTTGTTGATGCTGCTGCTGGCAGCGGCCAGCCAGGCGGGCGATCCGCCGCTGGCCCACCAGGGTCGGGTGCAGCCGCTGTCGGCCTGGATCGAGGCCTACGAGCGCTGTCTGGCGCGGCAGGAATATGTGCCGCCGCGTGGCGAGTACGAGAGCCGGGCCGAGTACGAGGCCCGGCTGGCCCGCCTGCACACGGGCTGCGCTGCCGAGGAAGTACTCGACGGGGTCGAGGTCGAGTTCCCCGTATTCCTGGAATACGATCCCGACGAGGAACGCTTCAGTTTTCAGTTTCCCGATGCCGACAGCTTCCGGGTCGACTATCGACCGCTGGTGCGTGATGACTTTCCGCAGCGGCTCGGCAAGCTGCTGGAGGACGAGTGGCACGTGGATGCGCCCACCCCGCGGGCGGTGGTGTACAAGGAATGCCGGCCGCGCAAGCTGCGCATCAACACCGCCTGGTTCGAGCGCGCCGTACCCTATCGCGCGGGACCCTGGCGCGGTTGTTCCACGGCCTACGAGCGTGGCGAGGAATACGGCTGGGAACGCGATCGCAGCGAGTTTCGGGTGGTCGACCTGACGCTTTACGCCTATACGCCCATTCCGCGGGCCCGCGTCCTGCGCGACCAGGAATCGCAGCTTTACTACCGCATACGTGGCCGGCTGACAGTCGACGATCGCGTGCTGCATGCGGAGCAGGCGGCCATCGTCAATCGCGCGCGCGGCGAGGTCCTGCTGCAGATTGGTGACTGATCGCCCCAGCCCGGGTCGCGATCCCTGGCTGCTGGCGGCCTGGCTGGCGCCCTTGCCCCTGTGGGGCATGGGCGTGTTTTGGCTGAATCCCGCTATCGATCCGCTGTGGCCGCTGCACCGGCCGCGGGAGCTGCTGTTCCTGGTGGTGTTCTATCCGGTGGTGGAGGAATGGCTGTTCCGTGGCCTGCTGCAGGGCTGGCTGCTGGAACGTCCGACACTCGCGCGTGCCTGGCATGGCTGGACGGGGGGCAACCTGATCACCGCGCTGATCTTTACCGCGCTTCACTTTCTCACGCATCCGCCGTTGGCGGCCGCGGCCGTGCTGGCACCCGCACTGGTATTCGGTTTCTTTCGTGACCGGTACGGGACGCTGCGCTGGCCGATGCTGCTGCACGGCTGGTACAACCTGGGTTATTTCTGGATCTTCGCCTCGGGCTGAAACGGCTCAGGCCTCGCTCGGTACCCCGCTGTGGATGCCATGGCGCCACCAGATGCGGCAGGCGCCTTCATCGGAGACCATGCAGGGGCCGATCGGGCTGCGCGGATTGCAGCCCTTGCCGTAGAGGCGACACTGGTCGGGGTAGATGCGGCCCAGCACCACCCGCGCGCAGTCGCAGCCCGGCGGCATTTCCCCGGTCCGGCGTCGTTCGGGTTTTTCCGCGAGCGCAAACTGCCGCCGCGCATCGTGGGCGGCGAAGGCCTCGCGCAGGACAAAGCCGGAGTCGGATATCACGCCGATGCCGCGCCAGTTGGCGTCGGTCACCCCGAGGGTTTGCGTCAGCAGGGCTCGGGCGGTGGGATTGCCCCCGGGACGGACCACCTCCGGATAGCAGTTGTCGAGAAAGCACTGTTGTTCGAGCCGCTGCCGCAGCACCGAGTGAATGGCGGCGAGCAGCGATTCCGGCCCGAATCCCGCGACCGCGGTGGGCAGGCCATGGCGCTCGGGCACGAACTGCCATTCCTCCGGCCCCATCACGGTGCTGACGTGCCCGGGCGCGATCAGGGCATCGAAGCCCGGTGTCTCGCTGTCGAGCAGCATGGCGACGGCGGGCCAGGTCAACCGGCCCGACAGCAGCAGGAACAGGTTCCCGGGCAGGCCTTCCGCGAGCAGGGCCGCCACCGGGGCCATGGTGGTCTCGAAGCCGGCGGCGAAGAAGATCACCGGGCGTTCGGGACGGGCAAGGGCGAGCCGTGCGGCCTCGGCCGGCGAGGCGATCGGGCGCACATCGGCGCCGGCGGCACGCGCCTGTTCCAGCGAACGGGGTTCGCCGCGCGGCACGTTCACCGGGACCCGCAGCATGTCGCCGAAGGCGACCAGGATGGCGTCGGTTTCCAGCGCCAGGCGGATGGCCCGGTAGACGTCCTCTTCCGGACAGACGCAGACCGGGCAGCCCGGCCCGGGGATCAGCTCGATGGCGGGGGGCAGGGCATCGCGCAGGCCGGCGAGGCTGATGGACCGCTCGTGACCGCCGCAGACGTTCATGATCCGCACCGGCCCCTGGTCGGGCAGGGCACGGATGCGCTGCAGCCAGTCGCGGGCCTCCTGGTCGTTCATGGCCCCGAAGGCCGTGCGTGCAATTGCGCGCCATCCGGCTGCATGCGCGGCTGCAGGCTGGCGCCCCGGGCACGGGCGTCGGCCAGTTCGGCCAGGCGCGCGTCCAGCCACGCCAGCCAGGCATCCAGCCCCTGGCCGTCGCGGGCCGAGAGCCGCAGCACCGGGGCCGCGTTGGCAAGGTTGCGCAGATGGGCCTCGGCGCGGGCGGGATCGAAGTCGTCGAGTATCGGCAGCAGGTCGGCCTTGCTGACCAGCATCAGGTCGGTGCCGCGAAACATCACCGGGTACTTGGCCGGCTTGTCGTCACCCTCGGTGGCCGAGAGCAGGGTGACGTTGAGGTGATGGCCCAGGTCGAAGCTGGCTGGACACACCAGGTTGCCGACGTTCTCGATGAACAGCAGGTCGATGTCCGCCAGCTCGAGTTCGTGCAGGGCCTGGTGCACCATGTGGGCGTCCAGGTGGCAGGCGGAGCCGGTGGCGATCTGCACCGCCGGCACGCCCTGGGCGCGAATGCGTTCGGCGTCGTTCTCGGTTTCCAGATCGCCCTCGATCACTGCCACTCGCAGACGGCCTCGCAGCGCGCGGATGGTCGCTTCCAGCAGCGCCGTCTTGCCGGAACCGGGCGCCGACATCAGGTTCACCGCGAGCACCCCATGGCGGTCGAAGTGCTCGCGATTGTGGGTCGCCTGATGGTCATTCTGCGCCAGCAGCCCGGACAGCACGTCCAGCGCCGAACCGGCCTCGGGCACGCGGGACAGGGGGGCGTCGGTCTCGACCAGGTGCCGGTTGCCGGGGGTCAGGTTGCAGCCGCAGGTATCACACATGACGAGTGCCTCTCAGTGCAGGGTATCGGGGGGATCGGGACAATCCAGGGCAACGCGTTCCAGCAGCAGTTCGTCACCGCTCAGCAGGCGGGTGCGCCAGTCGCCGCAGGATGCGCACACCAGCCGGTTGGGACCTGCCTCGGTCACCTGTCCGCAGCGATCACACTGGACCTGGATGGCGGGTTCGTGCAGCACCAGCTCCGCGGCCTCGGCCAGGGTACCCGCGCTGGCGACGGCAAAGGCCTGCGCCAGCAGCTGTGGCTCGACACCGGACAGCGGGCCGATCGCCACCTCGATGCGCAGCACGGCGCGTGCCGAGCGTTCCCGCGCCAGGGTTTCCACCTGGGCCACCAGGGCCTGGCATACCGACAGCTCATGCATCCGGCGCGTCCACGCGTTCCAGCATCTCGTCGTACAGGGTCCAGGCGCTGTGCGCCTCGGGTTCCGCGATTTTCTGAATGGCATAGCCCACATGCACCATCACGTAGTCGCCGGCGGCCAGCGGTTCGCCCTGCATCAGGAACAGGCTCACGTCGCGCTCCACGCCTTTCGCGCGGCAGCGTGCCTGAAAGCCGTCGATTTCAATGATCTGCATGGGAATACCGAGACACATCGTGGGCCTCTCGCGGTTGCCCGCCCTACAGTATAGGCCAAGGTCGGGTGTGACCGACGGGCGCCATCGGCGTTGGCTTGATACAGGTCAAGGCGGGTGCTTGACCCTTGCCTGCGACGGTCCA
Proteins encoded:
- the hypD gene encoding hydrogenase formation protein HypD, whose amino-acid sequence is MNDQEARDWLQRIRALPDQGPVRIMNVCGGHERSISLAGLRDALPPAIELIPGPGCPVCVCPEEDVYRAIRLALETDAILVAFGDMLRVPVNVPRGEPRSLEQARAAGADVRPIASPAEAARLALARPERPVIFFAAGFETTMAPVAALLAEGLPGNLFLLLSGRLTWPAVAMLLDSETPGFDALIAPGHVSTVMGPEEWQFVPERHGLPTAVAGFGPESLLAAIHSVLRQRLEQQCFLDNCYPEVVRPGGNPTARALLTQTLGVTDANWRGIGVISDSGFVLREAFAAHDARRQFALAEKPERRRTGEMPPGCDCARVVLGRIYPDQCRLYGKGCNPRSPIGPCMVSDEGACRIWWRHGIHSGVPSEA
- a CDS encoding hydrogenase maturation nickel metallochaperone HypA/HybF; protein product: MHELSVCQALVAQVETLARERSARAVLRIEVAIGPLSGVEPQLLAQAFAVASAGTLAEAAELVLHEPAIQVQCDRCGQVTEAGPNRLVCASCGDWRTRLLSGDELLLERVALDCPDPPDTLH
- a CDS encoding HypC/HybG/HupF family hydrogenase formation chaperone — its product is MCLGIPMQIIEIDGFQARCRAKGVERDVSLFLMQGEPLAAGDYVMVHVGYAIQKIAEPEAHSAWTLYDEMLERVDAPDA
- a CDS encoding nucleotidyltransferase domain-containing protein, producing the protein MRVQRPLLLEALLSPEKAAALEPAGWDLLVRQARRAGLLARLASVLEAAGIPVPPEPAAHLQWGEAAARHHAQVIRWEVDRILLALAELDIPVLLLKGTAYLMAELPVAEGRVFSDVDILVPRASLAAVERALFFAGYVSNHSDPYDQRYYRTWMHELPPLAHAKRRTLLDVHHNIVPDTARTPVAVAPLWQESLPLALPDDTAHGVDVRVLQPADMVLHSAVHLFNEGEFGHGLRDLLDMDGLLRHFSAEDSDFYVRLGERARVLGLERPLYYAMRYRERLLGRAPPASLRLALDKSAPFALGVLDSLFDRALLPEHESCSDARSPLARWLLYVRGHYLRMPLHLLIPHLARKAVRGET
- the hypB gene encoding hydrogenase nickel incorporation protein HypB — protein: MCDTCGCNLTPGNRHLVETDAPLSRVPEAGSALDVLSGLLAQNDHQATHNREHFDRHGVLAVNLMSAPGSGKTALLEATIRALRGRLRVAVIEGDLETENDAERIRAQGVPAVQIATGSACHLDAHMVHQALHELELADIDLLFIENVGNLVCPASFDLGHHLNVTLLSATEGDDKPAKYPVMFRGTDLMLVSKADLLPILDDFDPARAEAHLRNLANAAPVLRLSARDGQGLDAWLAWLDARLAELADARARGASLQPRMQPDGAQLHARPSGP
- a CDS encoding HprK-related kinase A; this translates as MKVRDLSPDGLRDRLAHGALVLPIGPFRIAVTTRLPDVAEAIGRLYADYPLLPSGEFVDFPVAVAAPGGVRRWLRPQVQFLFDGLAPFRPLPRAQAYPALEWGLNWCLAQHTARYLVLHAAVIERDGQAVILPGPPGSGKSTLCAGLVERGWRLLSDELTLLRMDDGRIDPVPRPVSLKNESIEVVRRFSPEAVIGPACADTLKGTVAHLKPRREAIDRMAEPAEAAHVVVPVYAAGQPARFRPRSRAHTLLHLIDNAFNFNLHGVAGFERACALIDAVSCQEFHYGRLEDALVAFDRLCQGEAEARAS
- the galE gene encoding UDP-glucose 4-epimerase GalE: MSSGGILVTGGAGYIGSHVVRQLVTRGERVVVLDNLSTGFREAVSGAELVIGDTGDPELVSRLLAEHGIESVLHFAAHTVVPESVENPLKYYGNNTCHTRNLLACCQDAGVKHFIFSSTAAVYGIPEGDYCDEQSPTAPINAYGASKLMSEWMLRDLSRATPLRHVALRYFNVAGCSPDGSIGQSTPRATLLIKVACEVATGRREKLYVFGTDYPTPDGTGVRDYIHVEDLAEAHLKALDHLRGGGESVTLNCGYGHGYSVREVIEAVERVAGHPLAVEEAPRRPGDPPILIARADKARALLGWAPKYDDLDLIVRTSLEWEKKLARGEAYG
- the mrtJ gene encoding JDVT-CTERM system glutamic-type intramembrane protease MrtJ, encoding MTDRPSPGRDPWLLAAWLAPLPLWGMGVFWLNPAIDPLWPLHRPRELLFLVVFYPVVEEWLFRGLLQGWLLERPTLARAWHGWTGGNLITALIFTALHFLTHPPLAAAAVLAPALVFGFFRDRYGTLRWPMLLHGWYNLGYFWIFASG